The genome window TTTACCCTAGTTCCTTTTGTTACTTCATTCTAGAAGGGCAAAAAAAGTTTATCAGACTCTTTATGCCACTTTCTCAAGTAGCCAAAATAACAACAGAATTTTTTGTGTGAAATTAGTTTGCTTTTACGCAGTAATTGTTGTATGTAAAAGCCTAAGTTTCGCTAAGATGTCGCTAAAACAGAATTGTTTGCCGAAGCCCGATCTTTCGTTTAACATCATGCCAAAGTGCAGCCTGAATTAAAATGAACTCTCAACCCGATCAAGAATTAGAACAACGACTGCAACAATTAGAGGCAGAAATAACCACTCCTACCTCACCTCCTGTTGTTGCTCAACCTCAACAGCCTGTAACGCCAACCGATCAATCTTCTGTGCCTACAGTGCTGTATCGATTTGTCAATTGGTTCAAAGGCTTATCAAATGTAGGAAAACTGATTGTCGTTGCTGTAGCATTCGTAGTTGGACTTGCTATTTTACGCGTAGTACTCAGAATTGTTGCTGCTGCAATCAGTTTGGCATTTTTGGCAGTGCTAATGTACTTTGGGTATCGGTTTGTGTTGGCTCGTACCTCGGATAAAAGCTGATTAGATTTGTGTGTGCGATCGCTGCGGTGTTGAACAAAATATCAAAAGGGAAGGTGTGATGGCGAACTCAACTGTGAGGAGAAGTGTCAATCGCGATCGCCGTGTCGGGCAAGAATCTAAATCTTTGCCCTTAGTGACGAGGCGCTTTGCGGCTTGGACTGTCGAAGTATCTTTAATTATTACCAGTGCTGTAGTTCCTTTTGGGTTGGGAGTTTATACTCAATCGCAGACTGAAGGAACGCAACCAATCAATTCAGTATTAGCAACTGCACAAGAAGCGATCGCAACAACATTAGCGCTTCCTGCTGATCGCCGCACTCAACAAATTGCCCCATTCACAAATTGGCTGTGGACAGGTGCATTAGTTGCCCCAATTGTCCTCAGTAGTTGGCAATTATATCTTCTTGCTAAAACAGGCAGCACTCTTCCTAAACGCTGGTTTGGCGTACGGGTTGTGACTGCGGCTGGAAATCCTCCAGGAATGCGACGTGCTCTACTTAGGGAAGCTGTTGGTGCTTGGGCGCCACTACTAGTTGCTTATGTCTTGTGGCATTTCAGCGGTGCTGTTCCTTCGTTAGGAATGTTAGTAGGATTCTCGCTAATCACAGTATTAGGAGAAGGCATTAGTGCTCGATTTAATCGTTACCGTCGCTGTTGGCACGATCGATTGGCAGGTACATATGTTGTTGACGCCAATCGTAGCTATGCGGCACTGCTTGGCAATTTACGCCCCGCAACAAGTCCATTAATTCCTCAGTACACACCTTACGCATCACGCCCTTTGATGCCTTCTGCAGCAATGGTGACGGTTGTTCCACCCCGTACCCGTAAATCACCCCAAAAACCTTATTGGTGGCGTTGGATGCGGAGAAATCCTGGTGTAGCGCTGCTATTTGTCACCCTCAGCAGCATGGCGGCTGTACTCGGTACTTTAGTTGGTACTCAAGTTTATATTCAAACCCAAGCAAACCAGCGTCAGCTAAGACAGCAAAATAGTCAGCAGTTTTTAGCATTAGTCCAAAAGTTAAGTCATAACGCACCTACTACCATACAAGAGCGCCGTAAAGCAATTACAGCCCTCGGCACGCTCGACGATCCGCAAGCCCTACAAATGCTCGTCGATCTTTTAGGGCAAGAAACTGATCCTTTAATTCTTGATACGATTCAACAAACAATTGCTAGCACTGGACTCAAGGTCATACCGCATCTGCGACGTTCTAATCAGTCATTAGCTAATGCCTTAGACTATGTACGCTATAGCAGCAAACCAGAAGAACTTACATTGCATCAACAACGCCTAGAAGCAACTCAAAGAGCGATCGCTAATCTACTCATCATTTACAGTGGTAATCTAAACCGCGTTGACTTGAGCCGCACTGTTCTCGGCGAAAATTTAACTGATTCAGCTTTGCCTTTCTCGCTCTTTCTTGATAATGTCAATTTAGCAGGAATTCAACTGCGTGGTGCCAATCTTAACCAAGGAAGTTTTCGCGGTACTCAGTGGCGTTCTGCAGGTGAAGATCGGCGCTGGAATACGACTGACGATCGCATTGCTGACTTGAGTGACGCGCAACTAAAAGCTGCAAACTTGACAGAAGCTGATCTTAGCCGCATCTTAATGCATCGCGTGAATCTCACCCATGCTATTCTTAACCGCGCCAATCTTGCAGGCGCGAACTTGTTTGGTGCTAATCTTAGTAGTACGCAAATTGTCGGAGCTAATCTGCGGGATGTCATCTTAGAAAACGCTAGTTTGACAGGTAGTGATTTAGCAGCAACTGACCTATCTCGTGCAAATCTCCAAGCGGCAAGATTAAGTCGTGCGAATGCTTTAGGCACACAGATGCAATACACTAATGTCACAGCGTCTGACTGGCGAGGTGCTGATTTATCAGGTGCTGATTTCAGTCATGCTAACCTGAAAAACGCCGACTTGAGTGATTCGCGACTAAGTGGTGTTAATTTTCGGAACGCACAGTTACAAAACACAAACTTGCGAAATGCGGATTTAAGGCAAGCTGATTTGCGTGGTGCACAATTGATTCAAACTGATATGCAAGGCGCTATCTTCTTTAAGTCACCATCTCAAGAGCAATTTATTCAAGCACCTCCCGAAGCAACGCTTTCTGCCATTGTTGAGGGGGTTGACTTTGCCGATGCTCGGAACTTAGATGCCAAACAATTAGCGTATATTTGTACTCAAGGTGGTCGTCATCCTCGTTGTCCCTAGAAAGAGGGGTGAAGGAGTGTTAGCCTTAGCGTTAGCCCAGCGAGGCGAAGCCCAGCGGGACGAAGTCTGGGGCGAGGGGCGAGT of Gloeocapsopsis sp. IPPAS B-1203 contains these proteins:
- a CDS encoding pentapeptide repeat-containing protein, translating into MANSTVRRSVNRDRRVGQESKSLPLVTRRFAAWTVEVSLIITSAVVPFGLGVYTQSQTEGTQPINSVLATAQEAIATTLALPADRRTQQIAPFTNWLWTGALVAPIVLSSWQLYLLAKTGSTLPKRWFGVRVVTAAGNPPGMRRALLREAVGAWAPLLVAYVLWHFSGAVPSLGMLVGFSLITVLGEGISARFNRYRRCWHDRLAGTYVVDANRSYAALLGNLRPATSPLIPQYTPYASRPLMPSAAMVTVVPPRTRKSPQKPYWWRWMRRNPGVALLFVTLSSMAAVLGTLVGTQVYIQTQANQRQLRQQNSQQFLALVQKLSHNAPTTIQERRKAITALGTLDDPQALQMLVDLLGQETDPLILDTIQQTIASTGLKVIPHLRRSNQSLANALDYVRYSSKPEELTLHQQRLEATQRAIANLLIIYSGNLNRVDLSRTVLGENLTDSALPFSLFLDNVNLAGIQLRGANLNQGSFRGTQWRSAGEDRRWNTTDDRIADLSDAQLKAANLTEADLSRILMHRVNLTHAILNRANLAGANLFGANLSSTQIVGANLRDVILENASLTGSDLAATDLSRANLQAARLSRANALGTQMQYTNVTASDWRGADLSGADFSHANLKNADLSDSRLSGVNFRNAQLQNTNLRNADLRQADLRGAQLIQTDMQGAIFFKSPSQEQFIQAPPEATLSAIVEGVDFADARNLDAKQLAYICTQGGRHPRCP